In the Populus trichocarpa isolate Nisqually-1 chromosome 1, P.trichocarpa_v4.1, whole genome shotgun sequence genome, one interval contains:
- the LOC18094162 gene encoding ubiquitin carboxyl-terminal hydrolase 20 isoform X2 has product MEVSTEAAVDVFSLPSKIESLESKSLIVADGFSSKSQVEALNDELMEDSHEDPVNSPNSLKTLPELSCGEQCLVSISSNSGNQISVPSQSNQDGSGSFLANGNEDGVLLDSGHRLVASCDNDDSEPDSPMQLAREKLASSSSDSKLADGNVEDEEEGFGNDDEKENPRRFFHYDPYYHAMYHNQWGHFDPEFHEYHPGLPPPWIRRFRRQPCPQLWNRWDDREKRRNQEYRLPGFMQETGPTGVGAALFNKGNTCYINAILQCFTHTVPLVQALRSCNHEMPCITEGFCVLCVLRDHIELSLSSSGKILEPLKLVNNLENISSVFRRYQQEDAHEFLQCLLERLERHCLDSSLTDDSASSHDKNIVERVFGGRLVSKLRCCNCGHCSDKYEPLIDLSLEIEDADSLQSALESFTKVEKIEDSETKFTCESCKEEVSREKQLMLDQAPSVAALHLKIFKIDGTSVEKIGKHVQFPLELDLKPYTNDNEDSDEVGFKYQLYAVVVHKGDSLMSGHYFCYIRSSPDTWHKLDDPEVSKEQEEFVLSQAAYILFYAREGTPWCSSLIKPQELCSDPSNSNTSPKSVLDNVNRECTGVGNNKSSETNVIKDAIEATSTHIPFERKFEESESRVETKGNFVQISPANRPNFHRIVSIGETPMVDVSVPLGVSDYHDGVLHDEMLCFPPSVEEDNCNQGAEKIEINGDLHSPTPHRSPTPDKGLPEARHRILRDHQKGENRVNCKRSSKKVTKDSQTAEALRCIKRMPTARGMKLMAAMLPRNDKIRPRSSPCKRASPPGSRCKPTIRMAVMR; this is encoded by the exons ATGGAGGTTTCAACTGAAGCAGCCGTTGATGTGTTTTCATTGCCTTCTAAAATTGAATCCCTAGAGTCCAAATCTCTTATTGTTGCTGATGGGTTTTCTTCAAAGTCTCAGGTTGAAGCTCTAAATGACGAACTTATGGAAGACTCACACGAGGATCCAGTGAATTCACCTAATTCTCTCAAAACCTTACCCGAGTTAAGCTGTGGAGAGCAGTGTTTGGTTTCTATATCGTCAAATTCAG GTAACCAGATTTCGGTTCCTTCACAGTCAAATCAAGATGGGTCTGGGTCCTTTTTAGCTAATGGTAATGAAGATGGGGTTTTATTGGATTCTGGCCACCGTTTGGTCGCTAGTTGTGATAATGATGATAGTGAGCCTGATTCACCTATGCAATTAGCACGTGAAAAGCTTGCTTCGAGCTCGTCTGATTCGAAGCTTGCTGATGGAAATGTTGAGGATGAGGAAGAGGGTTTTGGTAATGATGACGAGAAAGAGAATCCCAGGCGATTTTTTCATTATGACCCTTATTATCACGCAATGTATCATAATCAATGGGGGCATTTTGATCCCGAGTTCCATGAGTATCATCCGGGTTTACCTCCTCCTTGGATTAGGAGGTTTCGCAGACAACCATGTCCTCAATTATGGAATCGTTGGGATgacagagagaagagaagaaatcaaGAATACAGGCTTCCTGGTTTTATGCAGGAAACTGGACCTACTGGTGTG GGTGCTGCGCTTTTTAATAAAGGAAACACTTGTTATATTAATGCAATCCTGCAATGCTTTACGCATACTGTGCCTCTTGTTCAGGCTCTTCGTTCTTGCAATCATGAAATGCCCT GCATTACTGAAGGGTTCTGTGTTCTTTGTGTTCTTCGTGATCACATTGAACTTTCTTTATCTTCGTCTGGAAAGATTCTTGAGCCTTTGAAACTTGTCAACAATTTGGAAA ATATTTCATCTGTTTTTCGTCGATACCAGCAGGAAGATGCCCATGAATTCCTCCAATGTTTGTTAGAAAGACTTGAAAGGCATTGTTTGGATTCAAGCCTAACTGATGACAGCGCATCCTCCCATGATAAGAACATAGTTGAGCGGGTATTTGGAGGTCGTCTTGTTAGCAAA TTACGATGCTGCAATTGTGGTCACTGTTCTGATAAATATGAGCCACTGATTGACCTGAGTTTGGAGATCGAAGATGCGGACTCTCTTCAGAGTGCACTGGAGTCATTCACCAAGGTGGAGAAAATTGAGGATTCAGAGACAAAGTTTACATGTGAAAGCTGCAAGGAGGAAGTTTCTAGGGAAAAACAGCTTATGCTGGACCAGGCTCCTTCAGTTGCTGCTCTTCATTTGAAGATATTCAAGATTGATGGGACCTCTGTTGAGAAGATTGGCAAGCATGTGCAGTTTCCACTGGAGTTGGACTTGAAGCCCTACACCAATGACAATGAGGACAGTGAT GAGGTGGGTTTCAAGTATCAACTATATGCGGTTGTGGTGCACAAAGGAGATTCACTTATGTCCGGACATTACTTTTGCTATATAAGATCCTCTCCAGACACATGGCACAAGTTGGATGACCCAGAG GTCAGCAAGGAACAGGAAGAATTTGTGCTCTCTCAAGCTGCCTACATTCTGTTCTATGCTAGGGAGGGTACACCCTGGTGTTCAAGTTTGATCAAACCACAAGAGCTTTGCTCAGATCCCAGCAATTCAAATACATCACCCAAGTCAGTTCTAGATAATGTTAACCGTGAATGCACTGGTGTAGGGAATAACAAAAGTTCTGAGACCAATGTAATTAAGGATGCCATTGAGGCAACTTCAACTCACATCCCTTTTGAGAGAAAGTTTGAAGAGAGTGAATCTAGAGTTGAGACTAAGGGAAATTTTGTTCAGATTTCCCCTGCCAATAGACCAAACTTTCATCGCATTGTGTCTATAGGTGAGACCCCCATGGTTGATGTTTCTGTGCCACTTGGAGTAAGTGATTACCACGATGGAGTTTTGCATGATGAGATGTTATGTTTTCCACCTTCTGTTGAAGAAGATAACTGCAATCAGGGTGctgagaaaattgaaataaatggtGATCTGCATTCCCCAACTCCACACAGATCACCCACTCCAGATAAAGGACTGCCAG AAGCCAGACATCGTATTCTGCGAGATCATCAGAAAGGGGAGAACCGGGTGAATTGTAAAAGATCATCAAAAAAGGTCACAAAGGATTCACAGACAGCAGAAGCTCTTAGATGCATCAAGAGAATGCCAACTGCAAGGGGCATGAAACTTATGGCTGCCATGCTTCCTAGGAATGACAAGATAAGACCAAGATCATCTCCATGTAAAAGGGCCAGCCCTCCTGGTTCTCGCTGCAAACCCACCATACGCATGGCAGTTATGCGTTGA
- the LOC18094162 gene encoding ubiquitin carboxyl-terminal hydrolase 20 isoform X1, whose translation MEVSTEAAVDVFSLPSKIESLESKSLIVADGFSSKSQVEALNDELMEDSHEDPVNSPNSLKTLPELSCGEQCLVSISSNSGGFSQISTSTPQSEETLTISLPSSHIVSPGNQISVPSQSNQDGSGSFLANGNEDGVLLDSGHRLVASCDNDDSEPDSPMQLAREKLASSSSDSKLADGNVEDEEEGFGNDDEKENPRRFFHYDPYYHAMYHNQWGHFDPEFHEYHPGLPPPWIRRFRRQPCPQLWNRWDDREKRRNQEYRLPGFMQETGPTGVGAALFNKGNTCYINAILQCFTHTVPLVQALRSCNHEMPCITEGFCVLCVLRDHIELSLSSSGKILEPLKLVNNLENISSVFRRYQQEDAHEFLQCLLERLERHCLDSSLTDDSASSHDKNIVERVFGGRLVSKLRCCNCGHCSDKYEPLIDLSLEIEDADSLQSALESFTKVEKIEDSETKFTCESCKEEVSREKQLMLDQAPSVAALHLKIFKIDGTSVEKIGKHVQFPLELDLKPYTNDNEDSDEVGFKYQLYAVVVHKGDSLMSGHYFCYIRSSPDTWHKLDDPEVSKEQEEFVLSQAAYILFYAREGTPWCSSLIKPQELCSDPSNSNTSPKSVLDNVNRECTGVGNNKSSETNVIKDAIEATSTHIPFERKFEESESRVETKGNFVQISPANRPNFHRIVSIGETPMVDVSVPLGVSDYHDGVLHDEMLCFPPSVEEDNCNQGAEKIEINGDLHSPTPHRSPTPDKGLPEARHRILRDHQKGENRVNCKRSSKKVTKDSQTAEALRCIKRMPTARGMKLMAAMLPRNDKIRPRSSPCKRASPPGSRCKPTIRMAVMR comes from the exons ATGGAGGTTTCAACTGAAGCAGCCGTTGATGTGTTTTCATTGCCTTCTAAAATTGAATCCCTAGAGTCCAAATCTCTTATTGTTGCTGATGGGTTTTCTTCAAAGTCTCAGGTTGAAGCTCTAAATGACGAACTTATGGAAGACTCACACGAGGATCCAGTGAATTCACCTAATTCTCTCAAAACCTTACCCGAGTTAAGCTGTGGAGAGCAGTGTTTGGTTTCTATATCGTCAAATTCAGGCGGGTTTTCACAAATTTCGACTTCAACGCCTCAATCTGAAGAAACCCTAACCATTTCCTTGCCTTCTTCTCATATCGTATCCCCAGGTAACCAGATTTCGGTTCCTTCACAGTCAAATCAAGATGGGTCTGGGTCCTTTTTAGCTAATGGTAATGAAGATGGGGTTTTATTGGATTCTGGCCACCGTTTGGTCGCTAGTTGTGATAATGATGATAGTGAGCCTGATTCACCTATGCAATTAGCACGTGAAAAGCTTGCTTCGAGCTCGTCTGATTCGAAGCTTGCTGATGGAAATGTTGAGGATGAGGAAGAGGGTTTTGGTAATGATGACGAGAAAGAGAATCCCAGGCGATTTTTTCATTATGACCCTTATTATCACGCAATGTATCATAATCAATGGGGGCATTTTGATCCCGAGTTCCATGAGTATCATCCGGGTTTACCTCCTCCTTGGATTAGGAGGTTTCGCAGACAACCATGTCCTCAATTATGGAATCGTTGGGATgacagagagaagagaagaaatcaaGAATACAGGCTTCCTGGTTTTATGCAGGAAACTGGACCTACTGGTGTG GGTGCTGCGCTTTTTAATAAAGGAAACACTTGTTATATTAATGCAATCCTGCAATGCTTTACGCATACTGTGCCTCTTGTTCAGGCTCTTCGTTCTTGCAATCATGAAATGCCCT GCATTACTGAAGGGTTCTGTGTTCTTTGTGTTCTTCGTGATCACATTGAACTTTCTTTATCTTCGTCTGGAAAGATTCTTGAGCCTTTGAAACTTGTCAACAATTTGGAAA ATATTTCATCTGTTTTTCGTCGATACCAGCAGGAAGATGCCCATGAATTCCTCCAATGTTTGTTAGAAAGACTTGAAAGGCATTGTTTGGATTCAAGCCTAACTGATGACAGCGCATCCTCCCATGATAAGAACATAGTTGAGCGGGTATTTGGAGGTCGTCTTGTTAGCAAA TTACGATGCTGCAATTGTGGTCACTGTTCTGATAAATATGAGCCACTGATTGACCTGAGTTTGGAGATCGAAGATGCGGACTCTCTTCAGAGTGCACTGGAGTCATTCACCAAGGTGGAGAAAATTGAGGATTCAGAGACAAAGTTTACATGTGAAAGCTGCAAGGAGGAAGTTTCTAGGGAAAAACAGCTTATGCTGGACCAGGCTCCTTCAGTTGCTGCTCTTCATTTGAAGATATTCAAGATTGATGGGACCTCTGTTGAGAAGATTGGCAAGCATGTGCAGTTTCCACTGGAGTTGGACTTGAAGCCCTACACCAATGACAATGAGGACAGTGAT GAGGTGGGTTTCAAGTATCAACTATATGCGGTTGTGGTGCACAAAGGAGATTCACTTATGTCCGGACATTACTTTTGCTATATAAGATCCTCTCCAGACACATGGCACAAGTTGGATGACCCAGAG GTCAGCAAGGAACAGGAAGAATTTGTGCTCTCTCAAGCTGCCTACATTCTGTTCTATGCTAGGGAGGGTACACCCTGGTGTTCAAGTTTGATCAAACCACAAGAGCTTTGCTCAGATCCCAGCAATTCAAATACATCACCCAAGTCAGTTCTAGATAATGTTAACCGTGAATGCACTGGTGTAGGGAATAACAAAAGTTCTGAGACCAATGTAATTAAGGATGCCATTGAGGCAACTTCAACTCACATCCCTTTTGAGAGAAAGTTTGAAGAGAGTGAATCTAGAGTTGAGACTAAGGGAAATTTTGTTCAGATTTCCCCTGCCAATAGACCAAACTTTCATCGCATTGTGTCTATAGGTGAGACCCCCATGGTTGATGTTTCTGTGCCACTTGGAGTAAGTGATTACCACGATGGAGTTTTGCATGATGAGATGTTATGTTTTCCACCTTCTGTTGAAGAAGATAACTGCAATCAGGGTGctgagaaaattgaaataaatggtGATCTGCATTCCCCAACTCCACACAGATCACCCACTCCAGATAAAGGACTGCCAG AAGCCAGACATCGTATTCTGCGAGATCATCAGAAAGGGGAGAACCGGGTGAATTGTAAAAGATCATCAAAAAAGGTCACAAAGGATTCACAGACAGCAGAAGCTCTTAGATGCATCAAGAGAATGCCAACTGCAAGGGGCATGAAACTTATGGCTGCCATGCTTCCTAGGAATGACAAGATAAGACCAAGATCATCTCCATGTAAAAGGGCCAGCCCTCCTGGTTCTCGCTGCAAACCCACCATACGCATGGCAGTTATGCGTTGA